The Carassius gibelio isolate Cgi1373 ecotype wild population from Czech Republic chromosome B22, carGib1.2-hapl.c, whole genome shotgun sequence genome window below encodes:
- the LOC127987583 gene encoding transmembrane and coiled-coil domains protein 2-like isoform X2: protein MLDKSDVSTLSLPPPVSHGGSDGNISVETGSDGAGGEVQRTRVALEHLQQKILKITEQIRVEQEARDDNVAEYLKLAHNADKQQASRIKQVFEKKNQKSAQTIAHLHKKLEHYHKKLKEIEQNGPARQPKDVFRDMQQGLKDVRANMRAGISGFGGGVVEGVKGGVSALTHTAVVSKPREFASLIRNKFGSADNIAHMKDSLEDGHTEETPRALSGSATLVSSPKYGSDDECSSATSGSPGGSNSGGAGATMGSPRLDGHHHHHHHHHQSSSSSWDALLEGLQEIKVGQVHMEDAIEDMKAQLQSDYSYMTQCLQEERYRYERLEEQLNDLTELHQNEMSNLKQELASMEEKVAYQSYERARDIQEAVESCLTRVTKLELQQQQQQVVQLEGVENANARALLGKLINVILALMAVLLVFVSTMANFITPLMKTRARVGATLALALFLVTLWKHWDWLELCLLPS, encoded by the exons ATG CTGGATAAAAGCGACGTGTCCACTCTCAGTCTACCGCCCCCCGTGAGCCATGGGGGGTCAGACGGGAACATCAGCGTGGAGACGGGGTCGGACGGGGCAGGCGGCGAGGTCCAGAGAACACGAGTGGCGCTGGAACACCTCCAGCAGAAGATCCTGAAGATCACCGAACAGATCCGCGTGGAGCAGGAAGCCCGTGACGATAATGTGGCCGAGTACCTCAAACTGGCCCACAATGCAGACAAGCAGCAGGCGTCACGGATCAAACAGGTGTTCGAGAAGAAGAACCAGAAGTCTGCGCAGACTATTGCACACTTGCACAAGAAGCTCGAGCACTACCACAAGAAACTCAAAGAGATCGAGCAG AATGGTCCTGCACGCCAGCCCAAAGACGTCTTCAGGGACATGCAGCAGGGGCTGAAGGACGTACGTGCCAATATGAGAGCAGGAATCAGTGGTTTCGGAGGTGGAGTAGTGGAAGGAGTCAAGGGTGGAGTCTCGGCGCTCACGCACACCGCCGTCGTCTCGAAACCCCGAGAGTTCGCTAGTCTCATCCGCAACAAGTTCGGCAGCGCCGACAACATCGCCCACATGAAGGACTCTCTGGAGGATGGGCACACGGAGGAGACGCCCAGAGCTCTGAGTGGCAGTGCCACGCTGGTCTCCAGCCCCAAATACGGCAGCGATGACGAGTGCTCCAGCGCTACTTCTGGGTCACCGGGTGGAAGCAACTCCGGCGGGGCGGGAGCGACAATGGGCAGCCCGCGACTGGACGGacatcaccaccaccatcatcaccaccaccagTCCTCGTCCTCCTCCTGGGATGCCCTGCTGGAAGGCCTCCAGGAGATCAAAGTCGGTCAGGTGCACATGGAGGACGCCATCGAGGACATGAAAGCACAGCTGCAGAGCGACTACAGCTACATGACCCAGTGCTTGCAGGAGGAGCGATACAG ATACGAGCGTCTGGAAGAGCAACTCAATGACTTGACGGAGCTCCATCAGAACGAGATGAGCAATCTGAAGCAGGAGCTGGCCAGCATGGAGGAGAAGGTGGCGTACCAGTCGtacgagagagcgagagacatcCAG GAAGCAGTGGAGTCGTGCCTCACCCGCGTCACCAAACTGGAgctgcagcagcaacagcagcaggtGGTGCAGCTGGAGGGAGTGGAGAACGCTAATGCCCGAGCCCTGCTGGGGAAACTCATCAACGTCATCCTGGCCCTGATGGCGGTGCTGCTGGTGTTCGTCTCCACCATGGCCAACTTCATCACGCCCCTCATGAAGACGCGCGCCCGGGTCGGTGCCACCCTGGCCCTCGCGCTCTTCCTGGTCACACTGTGGAAACACTGGGACTGGCTGGAGCTCTGCCTGCTGCCCAGCTGA
- the LOC127987583 gene encoding transmembrane and coiled-coil domains protein 2-like isoform X1, whose product MQLDKSDVSTLSLPPPVSHGGSDGNISVETGSDGAGGEVQRTRVALEHLQQKILKITEQIRVEQEARDDNVAEYLKLAHNADKQQASRIKQVFEKKNQKSAQTIAHLHKKLEHYHKKLKEIEQNGPARQPKDVFRDMQQGLKDVRANMRAGISGFGGGVVEGVKGGVSALTHTAVVSKPREFASLIRNKFGSADNIAHMKDSLEDGHTEETPRALSGSATLVSSPKYGSDDECSSATSGSPGGSNSGGAGATMGSPRLDGHHHHHHHHHQSSSSSWDALLEGLQEIKVGQVHMEDAIEDMKAQLQSDYSYMTQCLQEERYRYERLEEQLNDLTELHQNEMSNLKQELASMEEKVAYQSYERARDIQEAVESCLTRVTKLELQQQQQQVVQLEGVENANARALLGKLINVILALMAVLLVFVSTMANFITPLMKTRARVGATLALALFLVTLWKHWDWLELCLLPS is encoded by the exons ATGCAGCTGGATAAAAGCGACGTGTCCACTCTCAGTCTACCGCCCCCCGTGAGCCATGGGGGGTCAGACGGGAACATCAGCGTGGAGACGGGGTCGGACGGGGCAGGCGGCGAGGTCCAGAGAACACGAGTGGCGCTGGAACACCTCCAGCAGAAGATCCTGAAGATCACCGAACAGATCCGCGTGGAGCAGGAAGCCCGTGACGATAATGTGGCCGAGTACCTCAAACTGGCCCACAATGCAGACAAGCAGCAGGCGTCACGGATCAAACAGGTGTTCGAGAAGAAGAACCAGAAGTCTGCGCAGACTATTGCACACTTGCACAAGAAGCTCGAGCACTACCACAAGAAACTCAAAGAGATCGAGCAG AATGGTCCTGCACGCCAGCCCAAAGACGTCTTCAGGGACATGCAGCAGGGGCTGAAGGACGTACGTGCCAATATGAGAGCAGGAATCAGTGGTTTCGGAGGTGGAGTAGTGGAAGGAGTCAAGGGTGGAGTCTCGGCGCTCACGCACACCGCCGTCGTCTCGAAACCCCGAGAGTTCGCTAGTCTCATCCGCAACAAGTTCGGCAGCGCCGACAACATCGCCCACATGAAGGACTCTCTGGAGGATGGGCACACGGAGGAGACGCCCAGAGCTCTGAGTGGCAGTGCCACGCTGGTCTCCAGCCCCAAATACGGCAGCGATGACGAGTGCTCCAGCGCTACTTCTGGGTCACCGGGTGGAAGCAACTCCGGCGGGGCGGGAGCGACAATGGGCAGCCCGCGACTGGACGGacatcaccaccaccatcatcaccaccaccagTCCTCGTCCTCCTCCTGGGATGCCCTGCTGGAAGGCCTCCAGGAGATCAAAGTCGGTCAGGTGCACATGGAGGACGCCATCGAGGACATGAAAGCACAGCTGCAGAGCGACTACAGCTACATGACCCAGTGCTTGCAGGAGGAGCGATACAG ATACGAGCGTCTGGAAGAGCAACTCAATGACTTGACGGAGCTCCATCAGAACGAGATGAGCAATCTGAAGCAGGAGCTGGCCAGCATGGAGGAGAAGGTGGCGTACCAGTCGtacgagagagcgagagacatcCAG GAAGCAGTGGAGTCGTGCCTCACCCGCGTCACCAAACTGGAgctgcagcagcaacagcagcaggtGGTGCAGCTGGAGGGAGTGGAGAACGCTAATGCCCGAGCCCTGCTGGGGAAACTCATCAACGTCATCCTGGCCCTGATGGCGGTGCTGCTGGTGTTCGTCTCCACCATGGCCAACTTCATCACGCCCCTCATGAAGACGCGCGCCCGGGTCGGTGCCACCCTGGCCCTCGCGCTCTTCCTGGTCACACTGTGGAAACACTGGGACTGGCTGGAGCTCTGCCTGCTGCCCAGCTGA
- the LOC127987583 gene encoding transmembrane and coiled-coil domains protein 2-like isoform X3, whose translation MQLDKSDVSTLSLPPPVSHGGSDGNISVETGSDGAGGEVQRTRVALEHLQQKILKITEQIRVEQEARDDNVAEYLKLAHNADKQQASRIKQVFEKKNQKSAQTIAHLHKKLEHYHKKLKEIEQNGPARQPKDVFRDMQQGLKDVRANMRAGISGFGGGVVEGVKGGVSALTHTAVVSKPREFASLIRNKFGSADNIAHMKDSLEDGHTEETPRALSGSATLVSSPKYGSDDECSSATSGSPGGSNSGGAGATMGSPRLDGHHHHHHHHHQSSSSSWDALLEGLQEIKVGQVHMEDAIEDMKAQLQSDYSYMTQCLQEERYRYERLEEQLNDLTELHQNEMSNLKQELASMEEKVAYQSYERARDIQQWSRASPASPNWSCSSNSSRWCSWREWRTLMPEPCWGNSSTSSWP comes from the exons ATGCAGCTGGATAAAAGCGACGTGTCCACTCTCAGTCTACCGCCCCCCGTGAGCCATGGGGGGTCAGACGGGAACATCAGCGTGGAGACGGGGTCGGACGGGGCAGGCGGCGAGGTCCAGAGAACACGAGTGGCGCTGGAACACCTCCAGCAGAAGATCCTGAAGATCACCGAACAGATCCGCGTGGAGCAGGAAGCCCGTGACGATAATGTGGCCGAGTACCTCAAACTGGCCCACAATGCAGACAAGCAGCAGGCGTCACGGATCAAACAGGTGTTCGAGAAGAAGAACCAGAAGTCTGCGCAGACTATTGCACACTTGCACAAGAAGCTCGAGCACTACCACAAGAAACTCAAAGAGATCGAGCAG AATGGTCCTGCACGCCAGCCCAAAGACGTCTTCAGGGACATGCAGCAGGGGCTGAAGGACGTACGTGCCAATATGAGAGCAGGAATCAGTGGTTTCGGAGGTGGAGTAGTGGAAGGAGTCAAGGGTGGAGTCTCGGCGCTCACGCACACCGCCGTCGTCTCGAAACCCCGAGAGTTCGCTAGTCTCATCCGCAACAAGTTCGGCAGCGCCGACAACATCGCCCACATGAAGGACTCTCTGGAGGATGGGCACACGGAGGAGACGCCCAGAGCTCTGAGTGGCAGTGCCACGCTGGTCTCCAGCCCCAAATACGGCAGCGATGACGAGTGCTCCAGCGCTACTTCTGGGTCACCGGGTGGAAGCAACTCCGGCGGGGCGGGAGCGACAATGGGCAGCCCGCGACTGGACGGacatcaccaccaccatcatcaccaccaccagTCCTCGTCCTCCTCCTGGGATGCCCTGCTGGAAGGCCTCCAGGAGATCAAAGTCGGTCAGGTGCACATGGAGGACGCCATCGAGGACATGAAAGCACAGCTGCAGAGCGACTACAGCTACATGACCCAGTGCTTGCAGGAGGAGCGATACAG ATACGAGCGTCTGGAAGAGCAACTCAATGACTTGACGGAGCTCCATCAGAACGAGATGAGCAATCTGAAGCAGGAGCTGGCCAGCATGGAGGAGAAGGTGGCGTACCAGTCGtacgagagagcgagagacatcCAG CAGTGGAGTCGTGCCTCACCCGCGTCACCAAACTGGAgctgcagcagcaacagcagcaggtGGTGCAGCTGGAGGGAGTGGAGAACGCTAATGCCCGAGCCCTGCTGGGGAAACTCATCAACGTCATCCTGGCCCTGA
- the LOC127987607 gene encoding cyclin-dependent kinase inhibitor 1 isoform X1, protein MMMCGALCWSQLCSGGTCPHISLQICPDTLQSSGQGGHRAQTLIVCFLMQMEMHKRILRALRSGPARRNLFGPVDREQLQLEYRDALRKDLEEASHRWGFDFTTETPLQGGDFQWEGVSGVKVPVLYRSSLEEHPSRTGPSRVGKENIPRTPERYSIVPQNMEKTPEKRTELKRKQTNITDFYQAKKRVVATPRKSGQ, encoded by the exons ATGATGATGTGCGGCGCCCTCTGCTGGTCACAGCTCTGCTCCGGAGGAACATGCCCTCACATATCCCTGCAGATCTGCCCAGACACGCTTCAGTCCTCAGGTCAGGGAGGACACCGAGCTCAGACACTGATCGTGTGTTTTCTGATGCAGATGGAGATGCACAAGCGGATCCTGCGGGCTCTCAGGAGCGGCCCGGCGCGGAGGAACCTCTTCGGTCCGGTGGATCGTGAGCAGCTCCAGCTGGAGTACCGTGATGCTCTGAGGAAGGACCTGGAGGAGGCGTCCCACCGCTGGGGCTTCGACTTCACCACCGAGACGCCTCTGCAGGGCGGAGACTTCCAGTGGGAGGGCGTGTCCGGGGTGAAGGTGCCCGTCCTGTACCGCTCCTCTCTGGAGGAGCATCCGTCGAGAACCGGCCCGTCCCGCGTGGGGAAAGAGAACATCCCCAGAACCCCAGAGAGATACAGCATTGTCCCGCAGAACATGGAGAAAACACCAGAAAAGAGGACAGAGCTGAAGAGGAAACAGACCAACATCACAG ATTTCTACCAGGCGAAGAAGAGAGTGGTGGCTACACCCCGCAAATCAGGACAatga
- the LOC127987607 gene encoding cyclin-dependent kinase inhibitor 1 isoform X2: MEMHKRILRALRSGPARRNLFGPVDREQLQLEYRDALRKDLEEASHRWGFDFTTETPLQGGDFQWEGVSGVKVPVLYRSSLEEHPSRTGPSRVGKENIPRTPERYSIVPQNMEKTPEKRTELKRKQTNITDFYQAKKRVVATPRKSGQ; this comes from the exons ATGGAGATGCACAAGCGGATCCTGCGGGCTCTCAGGAGCGGCCCGGCGCGGAGGAACCTCTTCGGTCCGGTGGATCGTGAGCAGCTCCAGCTGGAGTACCGTGATGCTCTGAGGAAGGACCTGGAGGAGGCGTCCCACCGCTGGGGCTTCGACTTCACCACCGAGACGCCTCTGCAGGGCGGAGACTTCCAGTGGGAGGGCGTGTCCGGGGTGAAGGTGCCCGTCCTGTACCGCTCCTCTCTGGAGGAGCATCCGTCGAGAACCGGCCCGTCCCGCGTGGGGAAAGAGAACATCCCCAGAACCCCAGAGAGATACAGCATTGTCCCGCAGAACATGGAGAAAACACCAGAAAAGAGGACAGAGCTGAAGAGGAAACAGACCAACATCACAG ATTTCTACCAGGCGAAGAAGAGAGTGGTGGCTACACCCCGCAAATCAGGACAatga
- the LOC127987612 gene encoding serine/arginine-rich splicing factor 3 produces MHRDCPLDCKVYVGNLGNNGNKSELERSFGYYGPLRSVWVARNPPGFAFVEFEDPRDATDAVRELDGRTLCGCRVRVELSNGEKRSRNRGPPPSWSRRPGRDDYRRRSPAPRRRSPRRRSLSRSRSRSLSRERRRERSLSRERNHRLSRSFSRSRSRSRSTERK; encoded by the exons ATGCATCGAGACTGCCCTCTGGACTGTAAGGTCTATGTTGGGAATCTGGGAAATAATGGGAACAAATCCGAACTGGAGAGGTCATTCGGCTACTACGGACCCCTGCGGAGCGTGTGGGTGGCCAGGAACCCTCCCGGTTTCGCCTTCGTTGAGTTTGAAGACCCTCGCGATGCCACGGACGCCGTCAGAGAGCTGGACGGACG GACCCTCTGCGGTTGCCGAGTGAGGGTGGAGCTGTCCAATGGCGAGAAGCGCTCTCGTAACCGGGGTCCGCCTCCGTCCTGGAGCCGACGCCCAGGCCGTGATGACTACCGCAGACGCAGCCCGGCCCCCAGGCGCAG ATCGCCCAGGAGGAGGAGCCTCAGTCGTAGTCGCAGCAG ATCTCTTTCCAGAGAGCGCCGGAGGGAGAGATCGCTGTCTCGCGAAAGGAACCACAGGCTCTCGCGATCTTTCTCCCGATCAAGGAG TCGTTCCAGATCAACTGAACGGAAATGA